Part of the Palaemon carinicauda isolate YSFRI2023 chromosome 8, ASM3689809v2, whole genome shotgun sequence genome is shown below.
AAAAGAAAGCAATTTTGAATAATAATCCTTCTGACGAACAAAATAAATGTTTAGTTCAGAACAGTCAAATATCACCCAATGTGCCAAATTCTGttcctgctgctacctcagcaatATCACCCAATGTGCCAAATTCTGTTCCTTCTCCCTCTTCAATTAAATCATCCCACGCTGCTTTGGGACCaccgccccctcctcctcctccacccccagcATCAtctaaattatcaaaaaatgaCATCCATAAACTGGATGTTAACACCACCTCAAAAATGTATATGAGGAAGAGTTTAATAAAGTAATTTTACAATTGAAATACTGTAGTTTCTTGATGCCATATCATTTAGCATACATAAATTCACTAcaaatttatatttacagtatataaacttGGACTCACAGctttttgtattataatttttatttgttgcTATCTCTAAGTAGCTTGATATTCAACAGGTTGGCTGTTTaacagagagagaatattttatctTGTTAAAATACTACATTTATCATGCAAATTACAGAAATGTTCCAGGAATCTTGGTATTCAATGATGGGGGAACTTAATCATTATTATAAGGTTAAGGGTGGAAACTAATACTGAAATTTTTTTCCTTGACCATAAATATGTGAATTTCCCTTATGTTGATTCATCGATTATAAAAATCTGTTgtaagaaaagttggaagacccaggcctacatggctgaggactgtgaagcatgaagtaggagatggtgaatggagaagcattgaattaaaagttcaagatagagactagcaaaatctaaccaaggccctttgcatcaatagatgtaggagatgatgatgatgaggaggaggaagtaAGAAAGTCAATTAAGACCATTATGTGTACAGTACTATAAGTTTATTTCATCgataatttttctatttcataatcAAATCTTTTTATACCTTTAAGACTTTTTAAATTCAATGCTCATGAAACTAAAAACCCAGATTTCAAATGTATGACACTTATCCCAAAAAATGTTTTATTCATAGTGCCATTGAGGATGTACAGAATATTCTTACATAAAGTGCTTCTACTAAACAAATGTAATTTTTTCTGGAGATTTCACTTTCCTTAGTTTTCATATAACCATTACTTTACAGATTTTGAAGGGCTCTTGCTGCTATTATAGTTACCTGATGAGTGTCAGGAGTTAATGCTTacatcacatatatttatatggtttCCTAAAGTCCAATTTATGACTCTGCAGTTGTCTGAAGTCTCAGTATTTGGTAGACTTGTACATTTGTCTCTACCACAAGAATGAGTATACTGTACCATACCTAAAACCAACTGTAAGAACACGCCTGCCCAACAAAGCGTTAACTGCAGGTCAAATATGCTTCAATACACCATGCAAACTTATACTGCTATCAAAAACAAACTGAGAAGGCTTGTATATGCACTcactttattaaagaaaaaatgggAATTTGAAGTTGATCACTAGCACCAgtcatgaaaattattttatatcacTAGAACAGTTAAGACAAGACAAAAGGTAAGGAAATACCAAGTAGAGTATACTCCTAATAGCAGACATGTTCATCCTGCAGAACAACTAAAAGCCTTTCATACCCCACTATCTTTCAGCTGACTGGTCATCTTATTACCAATAATGCATGAGTATACGGTTTGTCTCATACACAACTGCACAGGAATACACCAATATATGCAGAATCATAAAATAAATTAGAACAATGGCAAATAAGTATGTTACAGCATACAATTTCCACTGTAAATACATGTAAAATATTAGTACAGTTAACTAACAAGAAATTAAGTTCATAATAAATAACATGTGCAAGAATACTGTAACTAGGTTCTGCTATATATTGAAAAAACCGTCAGTACCAAGCTTTGAAAATATCCTGGCAACAATAACTAAGAATGCTGCAATAAAAGATGAATCTTTATctttagatagataaagatagagacgactggcgaaacttaaccaaggccctttacgtcaataggcgcaggaggagctgatgatgatgaaatgatgaaTAGCTTATGTATCATTTAGAAATCTACATTTCTAAGTTTTGATATTCACCATGGGGGAAAAAAACTGAGAAATTATGGGGTGTAGCAGTAGTGTTACAATTAAAACTGTAGTAGTTCAAAATGGTTCTTTTTCTCTCCCCGTGAGTGTAAGCAGGTACTTAATATGCCAGAATGACCAATAACAAGAATAAGAGTTTTCAGATGATAAGTAATGGATGTAAGTAGATGATAAACCATACTTGAGAGAAGTATGGTGCTACCAGctacaaaaaaaaatagaagatataGATTTTTATGCAACTTTCAACTTATAGCAACAGTTAAATTTTCTGAGTAAATTGATTTGTGCCAAAACATATACCTGTAACATTTTTAGGTTGTATTTCTGGACAAACTACAGTAGAAGTAATGTAAGCATCTTAGATTTTCTACTACGGtgctatttatattcatatatttactctCTCATGATGTTAAAAAATATGAAAGGATTGCAAATAGTTTTGTATAATCAAATTATATAAACAAACTGAAATTATTGAAGAATTCAGTACTTAAATATAACGGCTACAAAAATTATGCAATgattaaattttctatattttgaaattaatgtatatctatatttctagGTCTAAATGTGTACaaagttaacaaaagaaaaaaatgagtatTTGTATTTCAATTCACTCAATTTATTCATAACTTGAAGAGAGCAACTTTGTCTCAAACTCTTAGTTCTCCCTTTACAAAGGGGCCCCTCAGTTTAACTGTACTGGGGCTTTAACACTGGGACCAAGAGCCATTAAGCACTATATGTAcccatatatacaagcatatacatttatatgactacatatgaatttataaatgggttataagatgaaaatatatctaaaagcTAACTATAATAAACTGAAAAAGTACTTGTGCAGTCTTAAAAGTCCCAAAGAACAAaccaattatatacatttatatatcactGAATTTGATTACCCCCAAAAATTGTTTATTTCTATCACCCAACTTCCGTCCAGGCTCTTCTCATTTACATTCTCATTCATGTCTCTCCATTACAATACAACATTAAGAAATAaagccatatatttcataatacaatACAATCAATTAGATATATACATTTCAACGCGAAAGCAACTCCTCCACCAGCAAAGTCTTCTTTCACCTgctcctctctctatctctactCCTACTTCCATCTCTTTCTCGACTTCTGTGTCTCTCCCTGCTCCTTCCTCTTCTTTGGCTTTCACCACTTCTGTCCCTACTGCCACTCCTCTTTTCTTTATGTCTCCCATCATTACTTCTATGCCTGACactaccttcatcatcatcatcatcatttctcttCTTCCCATTGCACTCCCCTTCCTTGCTCATATCTCTTCTTTCTGAAGTGTCCCAAAAATCACACGCTCTGTTTCTTTTTGTGAAGCTACTTCCAGGTTGCCTAAACCTAGCATTATCTTCACTCTCATGCTTCCtacttttaaatctatttttactATCAGCCTCATCTTCCTCATCCTTTCTTTTGCATCCTCTTTGGCTTTCCTCCATTGAATACCTTTCCTGTTTGATACCGTTTTGCCAATCTGGTCTTTTGTCATATTTTTTGGCATGTCCCTTAGAAAAATTAGCTCTACTTTCCTCCCAAGTAtgcttttctttatttctattttcatctgggGACTGCTTCTCCTGTTTAATTTTGGGCTTATCAAATCTTCCAAAAGGGTCATCAGCACCTACAAAATCAACCTTTAGCCCNNNNNNNNNNNNNNNNNNNNNNNNNNNNNNNNNNNNNNNNNNNNNNNNNNNNNNNNNNNNNNNNNNNNNNNNNNNNNNNNNNNNNNNNNNNNNNNNNNNNNNNNNNNNNNNNNNNNNNNNNNNNNNNNNNNNNNNNNNNNNNNNNNNNNNNNNNNNNNNNNNNNNNNNNNNNNNNNNNNNNNNNNNNNNNNNNNNNNNNNNNNNNNNNNNNNNNNNNNNNNNNNNNNNNNNNNNNNNNNNNNNNNNNNNNNNNNNNNNNNNNNNNNNNNNNNNNNNNNNNNNNNNNNNNNNNNNNNNNNNNNNNNNNNNNNNNNNNNNNNNNNNNNNNNNNNNNNNNNNNNNNNNNNNNNNNNNNNNNNNNNNNNNNNNNNNNNNNNNNNNNNNNNNNNNNNNNNNNNNNNNNNNNNNNNNNNNNNNNNNNNNNNNNNNNNNNNNNNNNNNNNNNNNNNNNNNNNNNNNNNNNNNNNNNNNNNNNNNNNNNNNNNNNNNNNNNNNNNNNNTAGCCCCTTGGTGATTTCTTTCAATAATGCCTGAGGATCAGGTTTCTTttccttctgtttcttcttcttcttttctttctcatCTTCTGAGTCTGATTCAGAACTAGATCGACTCCTTCGGCGTGACTTCTTCttgctgtctttcttctttttcttcctctttttctttcttttttcatcttcAGAACTAGATGAGGAGTCATCACTGGAGGAACTCTTACTGTGCTTTacttttttagattttttctttttgccCAACTTTTCCAGTTTCTTCATAAGTCTCCTTTTTTCCTTGGTACTTAAGGACTTGAGCAGTTTATATTCATCTACACTTTCTTCATCACTTGATAAAAGCCGCTGAAAGAAAGAGAGAATGggttaatattaaaatgaataacatGAATTGGAATACTGTAATTTTTACTGTATGCATCCaagacttatattattattattattgttactattagctaagctacaaccctagttcgaaaagcaaaatgctataagcccaagggctccaataaggaaaaatagcttagtgagaaagggaaataatgaaataaataaacgatgagaaaaaattactaATAGTATCACTTCTGAGTTAAAAAAACAAAGATGTTAAAAGTGTGCAGTGATGGTGGCTACTGATCTTAAACCATAAACTAGTTATGAACCTAGGTCTACGTGTATTCATGCCACCTTTGTAAGTTTCACTCCTTTCCTTATAACTTTTATTCATCAATTTTGTATAAGTTAATATCAATTACAACTTTCATATAGTTTCATTATTTTTCTAGAATTCTGCTTTGATTTGCTCTTTCTTCATCCCTCCAAActctttactgtactgtacttacataTTTAAGTTTATTTAAGTGCTTTTAAACTGCTCTcaaactacgtttttttttttaaattacttatttCTTTACAATACTTAAAAGACTTCTCTCTCGAAGTTAGCTAAATGTACAAGACTACCCATAAACcaaaattttcacattttctttccttgtaattgCCCTGCTTATTTATTGAAGTATTGAGATTACTGTATATGACGGAGTATGGCAATCCTACTGCATGGGTGGACCATATCCCTTTGTCTTTCAGTCTTGAAGAAAAACTAGTTCAAAAACCTCCACATCTCATGAGTCACTTGTGAAGTGGGGAGCATGTATTTAAATGCCAAGGTAAGTtcagtatagaaataagtaatttctaaaattttattcATCTCTATGAACCTATAATGGCATTCAACTCCCACATTGAGATGGAGGAGGGATAGTTAAGGAAAGATTCAGGCAATCTAAACTCCCAACCTACTTATGTACTGTACTTCCAATTGCTAGACACCTTTACCTAAAACTAGTTTAATAGTAATCACCATAAACTAAGAAAAGTAATTGTGCATCCAGATGGAAGCTAAGAAAACTAAGCACTCTCAAGAAGCTGTACTAAACACTCCTGAGGAGctaaaactaaaaaaatgaatgaattcaGAACTTGAAAATTCCTCTAAAATGTAAATCTTAACTTTATAGAAACAAATAGTATTTTATCACCCATCATTCTGGAATACTCCGTAGAGCAAAATATTTAACTTGAATCATCactttcaaaaatattaaataaaaagaaaaaccttttATTTAACTATATCAGCCACCAAAGCCAATGCCAAGAAATGTTTATAAGCAAACTGGCCTTCTTTAAAATAATGTTTGGAAAATTCAGTCTAGGACTGCACTTCCTCTAATACTTTCCAAAGAAGGATTTTTTGAAGAAATTAAGAGAAGTAGTAGAGCTTCTAATATCatgaacatgacaaatttggagataatttgtatttttcttaaatatacaaacctgagtcaatAACATAGGATAGATTATCAATAAAACTGGATTACATGGCAATTAGACTTTTATTACAAGGTGTAAACAGGTGGCCAGGAGCAGGTACTTGCTCACTGAGCACTCAATTCCAATTGAAGCCAGGACTTTCTAAGGGGTAGGTGATGGcaggaaagtatgagtaaaggaatcaggtttgtataCAGGTAGTTTGGGAACATATAAATGATCTAAAAATTTGTCAATTGTTccggcacaaatacaaaccttttatATAGGAGAcccatccttaggtgggaggaagttccTATTCCAACTTGCTGGGTATATATCCCAGGTTACCAAAACTCGGACCCTTGTAAGTGGTGCAGAGTTAAGGTTTGTAAGAAAAAAGGCACAGATGGTTTGATAATACCAGTGGGTCCATGGCATGTACAGAGCGCAGGGCAGAAAATCTCTATGTGTTAACCTTGAGGCATCTATACATCAATGGTTTTGCTGGTTATAACACTTCCCTGTGTATAGTAGTAACAATGAGgcatacaatatatctatctattggtTTACCTGGTTACAACACTTCTCTGTGTTGTAACAATGAGGcatacaatctatctatctattggttTGCCTGGTTACAACACACTCCCCCACTGTAAGGAGTGTGGAACGACATTTCCATCTTATATAATAGAACGTCTACAGGCTAAGTGGGGTTTACCTGCAAGTGAATCGATTCCCGCTGACAGGGTTTCAAATGCTGTGCCCCAATAGAGGGGAgatgaaaggaaagaagaaagggcCAGTCAATCTTCCCCTTCGTCCCAGTCTAACATAAAACCTCCATCCTCAATCCATTGTTCATGGTCCTGTGAGAGGAACAGAGGCAACTATACCACCAGCAGTGTAACTACTACAGGTCCTTGCCCAAAGGTGTCTAGGGATCTGTGGGTCAATTCCCGCAGGCAACGGGCAGTAAATGTGGTGTCATTTCCAGACGCCTGCATGGAGTATTTGCACCACAGAAATTCTTAAAGAATGCCTGGGTTGTGCTTACTCCTCTGGCACGAGTTCTAATCGAAGTTCTCCTAGGGGCAGGAGGTGAGGGTGGTGAATGTACGGACAATAAATTCCCTTGGTCAAGGGGAGATCATAGTCAACTTCTTGACTCTCCCCATGCTGATGAAGAGGTGTTGCAGGTGCGGTGAGTTGTCTGTGTATGTTTAAggattataggaatatcactgcttgaaagaatggaaaaaatgatattttgattataaaataaatttttgaatatacttacccagtgaatatataatagctgacgtctcggacggctcgacagataccaaaaactcgcgagcgatcgccatgaaggttgcgggtgtgaccaccagcgccgactatcggccagataccgcatatacttgtcaaggtctccagttcttctcagtccgctgggtctctatcggggaggaagggagggcctttaatttatatattcaccgggtaagtatattcaaaaatttattttataatcaaaatatcatttttaaatattaaacttagccggtgaatatataatagctgattcacacccatggtggtgggtagagaccagtattaatacaataaaggtgtatatgctcatgagtttttgacaattatatcataacaaaacccacttaaatataggtacctggtaaggaagctgactctgacgattactctgccttattagtctgctttcctcacgaagcccagccatcctctcaggatgctgaaagactcccaggagctgttatatccagggcgaccacccatacaacaggacctcatcaaaacctttaatctgggcgctctcaagaaacgacatttgaccacccgccaaatcaaaaaggatgcgaaagacttcccagtcttccgtacaacccaagacaagattaaaaacatttcaagagaagattaaaaggatattgggattaagggaatgtagtggtagaaccctcacccactactgcactcgctgcaacgaatggacccagtgtgtaggagtcctcataaagagtctggacgtcttttaagtaaaatgaagcgaacactgacttgctcctccaaaaggtcgcgtccataatacttcgcagagatctgttttgcttaaaagccacggaagttgctatcgctcttatttcgtgcgtcttgaccttaagtaaacaacgatctttttcacttaagtgagaatgtgcctctcggattaaaaatctaataaaatacgataaagcatttttagacataggcaatgagggcttcttaacggagcaccataaggcctcagacccacctcgtaaagatctggtacgagctaaataaaacttaagagctctaactgggcacagtactctttcaaccttgttgcctacgatctctgataggcaaggtatatcaaaagatttaggccaaggacgagaaggcagttcatttttggccaaaaaaccaagctgaagcgaacatgtggctttatctgtagagaagccgatgtttttactaaaggcatggatctcactgacccttttagccgaagccaagcacaccaaaaaaagcgtcttgagggtgagatccttcagggaggctgaatacaatggctcaaacctgtcggacattaggaaccttaggaccacgtctaagttccaagcaggcgttgacatacgacgctccttagaggtctcgaaggacttaaggagatcttggagatctttattattggacagatccaagcctctatgtctgaacacagaagccaacatgctcctgtagcccttaatagtgggagcagagagggagaaagtctgcaatttgggctacagaggtactggaagaggaaatggatgatgacttgcaccaatctctaaagacctcccacttcgactggtagaccttgagggtagatgttctcctagccctcgcgatcgctctgactgcctccttcgaaaatcctcgagctcttgagagtctttcgatagtctgaaggcagtcagacgaagcgcggggaggctttgatgaagactccttacgaggggctgccgtaagagatccatccttaaaggcagactccttggaacgtctaccagccattgaagtacctctgtgaaccactctctcgcgggccagaggggagcaaccaacgtcaaccttgtcccttcgtgagaggcgaacttctgcagaaccctgttgatgatcttgaacggcgggaatgcgtacgcgtccaggtgagaccagtccagcagaaaggcatctatgtgggccgcctctggttCTGGGattggagagcaataggtcgggagccttttggtcaaagaggtcgcaaagaggtctatggtgggctgaccccaagtcatccaaagactcttgcacacgtccttgtggagggtccattctgtggggatcacctgacctctccgactgagacagtccgccaagacgttcaattccccctggatgaaccttgtcaacagtgagatgcctcgatcttttgaccagatgaggaggtcccttgcgatgacgaacagtgtgttggagtgagtgcctccttgcttggagatgtacgccaaggctgtggtgttgtccgaattcacttccaccactttgttttgtagaagactctcgaaactcgtcaaggccaagtgaacagccaacagctccttgcagttgatgtgcaggctcctctgatccgacgtccaaagacccgaacattccagaccgtccagagtcgctccccaacccaaatccgacgcgtctgagaataacacgtggtttgggttcttgaccgccagggacagaccctctcgaagacttatgttgctgtcccaccagttcaggcacgtctttactggctcggagatcgggattgaaacagcttccaaagtcttgcccttgtcccaatgggagtctagatggaactggagagggcgaaggtgaagtcttcctagcgagataaattgttccagggatgacagagtccctaggaggctcatccaacttctcactgagcaacggtcttttctcagcatgaggcggactttgagcaaggcttgatctatcctggtggcaaacggaaaagcccgaaaagctagactgcgaatctccatccccaaatagagaatcgtctgggagggattcagttgagacttttctaagttcactaacagtcccaactcctttgcaagatccaacgtccattgaaggtcctgcagacagcgatgacgggacgacgctctgagtagccagtcgtccaggtacagggaagctcgaattcccgataaatgaagaaattttgccacattcctcatgagcctcgtaaaaacaagaggagcagggctgaggccgaagcacagtgctcggaactggtacaccacattcctgtatacaaaccttagatatggttgagaatccgggtgtataggaatgtggaagtacgcatcctgcaggtcgagagagaccatccagtctccctctctgaccgctgctaggacggacttcgtggtctccatcgtaaattttgttttacaacaaaaacgttgagcgcactgacatccagcactggcctccaacctcctgtatgctttgggactaggaagagacggttgtaaaatcccggtgattgaaggtccgagactttcaccaccgcttccttctctagcaactgagacacctgctgatgtaatgcttgtctccttgactcctctcgatacctgggagagaggtctaaaggaactgttactagaggaggtctccgtacaaaaggtattttgtacccctccttgagcaacaacacagactctcggtctgcacccctcttctcccaggcctgccagaagttgttcagtctggcccctaccgctgtctgaggacgtgggcagtcagactctgccacgggaggacttggatcctctcctcttgcctcttttactgtcggcacgagcgcctcccctactgggggctctgccacgaaagggcgggataaacctcatagctggggtatcgatcttgggtcttacgacataagacgatgaaggagcagccttgcgcgccgacgtagccatcaggtcgtgggtatccttctgcaccagagaagccgcaatatccttgatcaactgctgaggaaacaaggcagatgacaacggggcaaagagaagctctgacctttggcagggagttactcctgccgaaaggaacgagcaaagagtctccctcttcttcaggactcctgccgtaaaggtagcggcgagctcattagagccatcacggatggctttgtccatgcaggacataataagcacggaaacatcacggtcggccgaagagatcttcctgcttaaggctcctagcgaccaatctaagaagttgaaaacttcgaaggccctgtaaacccctttgaggagatggtcaaggtccgaggaggaccagtaaactttagagcgtctcatggccaggtgacggggagagtctacgaggcttgagaagtctccctgggcagaggcaggaactcccaagccgagaacttctcccgtgtcataccagacgctcgctctagaagccagtttaaaaggggggaaagcaaaggctgtcttccccaaactcctcctggtgatcaaccagtcgcctagcaaatgtaaagctctcttagaagagcgagagagcactagcttagtaaacgacggcttcgaagtagctaggcctagcgtaaactctgacggaggcgaacgaggagcagcagttacaaaatggtccggaaacagatccttaaaaatcagcatgatttttttaaagtccatagagggctgagcagctttaggctcctctccgtctgacaaagtccccaaaggaatatcagttggagggggatcagcaacttcctcatctgaaggaacctcgtccgacaattgccgagtctcatgaaaaggagagacctgccgcggcggcaacgcttgacaggcaatgtcaacaagcaaaggagcagcagtagcagtagaggaagcgacgtcacgccgctgctgaaaggactgaaatccttgtgactgaccaacaacaacaactgaagttgattgacgctcgacatcacgttggaactgccttgactgcatagactgagcaggcaaaacaacctccgactgcggtgattgacgctcaacgtcacgtcgaggcaacggagccggtcggcgaacgtcaggtcggggctgcggcggcagcagctgaacgtcaacacgagactgcagcgagggaggatccacgtcacgtgactgacgtgaaaaactactgacatcacgtttcaaagtacaagaaacgtcagcactaacgtcaaacggacgagtaaatactcgtttgggcggctgacggccagagtctcgttcagcgtaacggcgactcgaaagcaaaggatcatcgcgaacctgctcaacgtcatactcctccataagggaggcaagcttagtctgcatgtcccgcaggacaacccacttcggatcaacgggagtcggaacgggccgagacgacggtaacg
Proteins encoded:
- the LOC137646117 gene encoding corepressor interacting with RBPJ 1, giving the protein MGKGFNNYMCKKFFHPASRDNLKRVWIAEQKADAERKKQEELRLQYEKEQELYNNKALLAKGENKEKLSLNFMYEAPAGVKKEREKEDGEPEYKFEWQRKFNAPRESYCKDDDTIRDQPFGIAVRNVRCIKCKAWGHINTDKECPLYGRVLENADANQNLDHNELIVGMRDDGLQLKTLGSLATGIYGRGQNPFAQNQRLLSSDEESVDEYKLLKSLSTKEKRRLMKKLEKLGKKKKSKKVKHSKSSSSDDSSSSSEDEKRKKKRKKKKKDSKKKSRRRSRSSSESDSEDEKEKKKKKQKEKKPDPQALLKEITKGLKVDFVGADDPFGRFDKPKIKQEKQSPDENRNKEKHTWEESRANFSKGHAKKYDKRPDWQNGIKQERYSMEESQRGCKRKDEEDEADSKNRFKSRKHESEDNARFRQPGSSFTKRNRACDFWDTSERRDMSKEGECNGKKRNDDDDDEGSVRHRSNDGRHKEKRSGSRDRSGESQRRGRSRERHRSRERDGSRSRDRERSR